A genome region from Carya illinoinensis cultivar Pawnee chromosome 2, C.illinoinensisPawnee_v1, whole genome shotgun sequence includes the following:
- the LOC122300138 gene encoding RNA-binding protein with multiple splicing isoform X3, with the protein MAGTGIHPYLQQWAPAATAPPPPPPSVASTVPLPPPIVIDNTARSASDEVRTIFITGLPEDVKERELLNLLRWLPGYEASQVNFKGEKPMGFALFSTAQLAIAAKDALQEMVFDVESKSVLHTEMAKKNLFIKRGIVADSSTYDQSKRLRTGGDYTHSGYTSPSPFHPPPAHIWGPHGFMAPPPPYDPYGGYPVPPVPMPAPSPVPAPNNYVPVQNAKDNPPCNTLFIGNLGENINEEELRGLFSVQPGFKQMKILRQERHTVCFIEFEDINSATNVHHSLQGAVIPSSGSVGMRIQYPYNVLSLHKILHTK; encoded by the exons ATGGCAGGAACTGGCATCCACCCATACCTCCAGCAGTGGGCACCAGCAGCCACTGCCCCTCCTCCTCCACCCCCTTCTGTCGCCTCCACCGTTCCTCTTCCTCCCCCTATCGTCATCGACAACACCGCCCGCTCCGCCTCTGatgag GTGCGTACGATATTCATCACGGGTCTTCCGGAGGAtgtgaaagagagagagctACTGAATCTACTGAGATGGCTGCCTGGATACGAGGCTTCACAGGTGAACTTCAAAGGCGAGAAGCCCATGGGTTTCGCTCTCTTCTCTACTGCTCAGCTTGCTATTGCCGCTAAAGATGCCCTTCAG GAAATGGTGTTTGATGTGGAGTCGAAGTCAGTGTTGCATACCGAGATGGCCAAGAAAAACCTTTTTATCAAAAGAG GAATAGTAGCAGATTCAAGCACCTATGATCAGAGTAAACGTTTGCGAACTGGTGGTGACTATACACACAGTGGTTATACCAGTCCATCTCCCTTTCATCCTCCTCCAGCACACATTTGGGGACCACATGG GTTTATGGCGCCACCTCCTCCATATGATCCATATGGAGGCTACCCGGTTCCTCCAGTACCAATGCCTGCGCCCTCTCCTGTGCCAGCACCTAACAATTATGTACCCGTTCAG AATGCAAAAGATAACCCTCCATGCAATACCCTTTTCATTGGTAATTTGGGAGAGAACATAAATGAGGAAGAACTGCGGGGCCTTTTTAGCGT ACAACCTGGCTTTAAGCAAATGAAGATCTTGAGACAGGAAAGGCACACCGTTTGCTTTATTGAGTTTGAA GACATAAACAGCGCCACCAATGTACACCATAGTTTGCAGGGTGCTGTTATCCCCAGTTCTGGTTCAGTTGGCATGCGGATACAATATCCTTATAACGTTCTGTCATTGCATAa GATTTTGCATACAAAATGA
- the LOC122300138 gene encoding U1 small nuclear ribonucleoprotein A isoform X1, with protein sequence MAGTGIHPYLQQWAPAATAPPPPPPSVASTVPLPPPIVIDNTARSASDEVRTIFITGLPEDVKERELLNLLRWLPGYEASQVNFKGEKPMGFALFSTAQLAIAAKDALQEMVFDVESKSVLHTEMAKKNLFIKRGIVADSSTYDQSKRLRTGGDYTHSGYTSPSPFHPPPAHIWGPHGFMAPPPPYDPYGGYPVPPVPMPAPSPVPAPNNYVPVQNAKDNPPCNTLFIGNLGENINEEELRGLFSVQPGFKQMKILRQERHTVCFIEFEDINSATNVHHSLQGAVIPSSGSVGMRIQYPYNVLSLHNRLLSLEFAKFACDIFNAVTSFFYCIYMIFLTCIYIFKEPLWEKEGC encoded by the exons ATGGCAGGAACTGGCATCCACCCATACCTCCAGCAGTGGGCACCAGCAGCCACTGCCCCTCCTCCTCCACCCCCTTCTGTCGCCTCCACCGTTCCTCTTCCTCCCCCTATCGTCATCGACAACACCGCCCGCTCCGCCTCTGatgag GTGCGTACGATATTCATCACGGGTCTTCCGGAGGAtgtgaaagagagagagctACTGAATCTACTGAGATGGCTGCCTGGATACGAGGCTTCACAGGTGAACTTCAAAGGCGAGAAGCCCATGGGTTTCGCTCTCTTCTCTACTGCTCAGCTTGCTATTGCCGCTAAAGATGCCCTTCAG GAAATGGTGTTTGATGTGGAGTCGAAGTCAGTGTTGCATACCGAGATGGCCAAGAAAAACCTTTTTATCAAAAGAG GAATAGTAGCAGATTCAAGCACCTATGATCAGAGTAAACGTTTGCGAACTGGTGGTGACTATACACACAGTGGTTATACCAGTCCATCTCCCTTTCATCCTCCTCCAGCACACATTTGGGGACCACATGG GTTTATGGCGCCACCTCCTCCATATGATCCATATGGAGGCTACCCGGTTCCTCCAGTACCAATGCCTGCGCCCTCTCCTGTGCCAGCACCTAACAATTATGTACCCGTTCAG AATGCAAAAGATAACCCTCCATGCAATACCCTTTTCATTGGTAATTTGGGAGAGAACATAAATGAGGAAGAACTGCGGGGCCTTTTTAGCGT ACAACCTGGCTTTAAGCAAATGAAGATCTTGAGACAGGAAAGGCACACCGTTTGCTTTATTGAGTTTGAA GACATAAACAGCGCCACCAATGTACACCATAGTTTGCAGGGTGCTGTTATCCCCAGTTCTGGTTCAGTTGGCATGCGGATACAATATCCTTATAACGTTCTGTCATTGCATAa CAGGCTTCTCTCTCTGGAGTTTGCAAAGTTTGCTTGTGACATTTTTAATGCcgttacttcttttttttactgcatttatatgattttcttgACATGTATATACATATTCAAAGAACCCCTTTGGGAAAAGGAAGGATGCTAG
- the LOC122300138 gene encoding RNA-binding protein with multiple splicing isoform X2 produces MAGTGIHPYLQQWAPAATAPPPPPPSVASTVPLPPPIVIDNTARSASDEVRTIFITGLPEDVKERELLNLLRWLPGYEASQVNFKGEKPMGFALFSTAQLAIAAKDALQEMVFDVESKSVLHTEMAKKNLFIKRGIVADSSTYDQSKRLRTGGDYTHSGYTSPSPFHPPPAHIWGPHGFMAPPPPYDPYGGYPVPPVPMPAPSPVPAPNNYVPVQNAKDNPPCNTLFIGNLGENINEEELRGLFSVQPGFKQMKILRQERHTVCFIEFEDINSATNVHHSLQGAVIPSSGSVGMRIQYSKNPFGKRKDASHHVAAPGSNGALPAMTYQ; encoded by the exons ATGGCAGGAACTGGCATCCACCCATACCTCCAGCAGTGGGCACCAGCAGCCACTGCCCCTCCTCCTCCACCCCCTTCTGTCGCCTCCACCGTTCCTCTTCCTCCCCCTATCGTCATCGACAACACCGCCCGCTCCGCCTCTGatgag GTGCGTACGATATTCATCACGGGTCTTCCGGAGGAtgtgaaagagagagagctACTGAATCTACTGAGATGGCTGCCTGGATACGAGGCTTCACAGGTGAACTTCAAAGGCGAGAAGCCCATGGGTTTCGCTCTCTTCTCTACTGCTCAGCTTGCTATTGCCGCTAAAGATGCCCTTCAG GAAATGGTGTTTGATGTGGAGTCGAAGTCAGTGTTGCATACCGAGATGGCCAAGAAAAACCTTTTTATCAAAAGAG GAATAGTAGCAGATTCAAGCACCTATGATCAGAGTAAACGTTTGCGAACTGGTGGTGACTATACACACAGTGGTTATACCAGTCCATCTCCCTTTCATCCTCCTCCAGCACACATTTGGGGACCACATGG GTTTATGGCGCCACCTCCTCCATATGATCCATATGGAGGCTACCCGGTTCCTCCAGTACCAATGCCTGCGCCCTCTCCTGTGCCAGCACCTAACAATTATGTACCCGTTCAG AATGCAAAAGATAACCCTCCATGCAATACCCTTTTCATTGGTAATTTGGGAGAGAACATAAATGAGGAAGAACTGCGGGGCCTTTTTAGCGT ACAACCTGGCTTTAAGCAAATGAAGATCTTGAGACAGGAAAGGCACACCGTTTGCTTTATTGAGTTTGAA GACATAAACAGCGCCACCAATGTACACCATAGTTTGCAGGGTGCTGTTATCCCCAGTTCTGGTTCAGTTGGCATGCGGATACA ATATTCAAAGAACCCCTTTGGGAAAAGGAAGGATGCTAGCCACCATGTTGCTGCCCCTGGTAGTAATGGAGCCCTGCCAGCTATGACATACCAGTAG